Proteins from one Pristis pectinata isolate sPriPec2 chromosome 34, sPriPec2.1.pri, whole genome shotgun sequence genomic window:
- the LOC127586026 gene encoding lymphotoxin-alpha-like: MAGTRTLERSLLWCSALLTCMLVSSNLLLAAYFRRVGLQCLRFPPPRPTNCSHESPGSPAQVTETQGGDLVRKPAAHLTGSSGGNVSEEHTPLWLLQWDFGTGMAYTNMVYADGHLHIPRRGLYYVYSQVAFYLASCQEQGSWGGGGGGVLAHNVYRRSEAYPEPLALLTATKSACGSGQGDWHATISQGGLFYLHRRDRLFVTVNRPATVEHREQKTFFGAFMV; the protein is encoded by the exons ATGGCAGGCACACGGACCCTGGAGCGGAGCTTGCTGTGGTGCTCGGCGCTGCTCACCTGCATGCTGGTCTCTTCCAACCTGCTGCTCGCCGCCTACTTCCGCAGGGTCGGTCTGCAG tgCCTCCGCTTCCCACCGCCACGGCCCACAAACTGCAGTCATG AGTCGCCCGGGAGCCCAGCCCAGGTCACAGAGACGCAAGGTGGAGACCTCGTCAGAAAACCGGCCGCTCATCTCACAG GTTCATCGGGCGGAAACGTGAGTGAGGAGCACACGCCCCTCTGGCTCCTGCAGTGGGACTTCGGGACGGGGATGGCGTACACCAACATGGTCTACGCCGACGGGCACCTGCACATCCCCCGCCGCGGCCTCTACTACGTCTACTCGCAGGTGGCCTTCTATCTGGCTTCTTGTCAGGAGCAGGGGtcctggggaggaggagggggtggggtgctggCCCACAACGTCTACAGGCGGAGCGAGGCGTACCCGGAGCCCCTCGCCCTGCTCACCGCCACCAAGTCGGCCTGCGGCAGTGGCCAGGGGGACTGGCACGCCACCATCAGCCAGGGcggcctcttctacctgcacCGCAGGGACCGGCTCTTCGTCACCGTCAACAGGCCGGCTACCGTGGAGCACCGGGAGCAGAAGACTTTCTTCGGGGCCTTCATGGTGTGA